A window of Variovorax paradoxus genomic DNA:
CGCCCGACAGCTGGTGCGGGTAGTGGTTGGCGAATCCGGCCAGGCCGAACTCGGGCAGCATGGCGCGGGCGCGTTCGCGCGCTTCCTTGCGCGGCGTGCCTTCCACTTCGAGCGCAAGGATGGCGTTGTCGAGCACGGTTCGCCACGGAAACAGCAGGTCGCGCTGCGGCATGAACGAGACCTTGCCCAGCAATTGCCCGTCGCGCTGCGGCGCACCGCCGAACAGCAGCGAGCCGTCGTCGTCCGGTGGCAGCAGGCCCGCGATCATGTTGAAGAGCGTCGACTTGCCGCAACCCGATGGGCCCACGAGCGTGACGAACTCGCTCTTCGCGATCCGCAGGTTGACGCCCGACACCGCGACGGTCCGCGACTGCGCTTCGCCGAAGCGCTTCCACACATTGACCAGTTCCAGCATGGGCGGCGCCGTGTCGGCAGCCGCCGGCGGCATCACTTCGTGAGGCATGAACTTCATGGCGCGGCGGCTCAGAACTTCTTGTCGCCGGCCGGCACCTGGTTCCAGAAGCTGGCGTCGTAGGCCTTCGACAGGTCGGCCGGGGCCTTTAGCGCCTTGTAGCCGACGAGCTGCGTCTGCATCTTCTCGACGGTCGGCAGGTCGATGGCCAGGATGCCGTCGGTGGTGCCCTTGCCGGCCTTCACCAGCTTCTCGAACTCGTCGAGCATGGCTTCCTGGTGCGCGCGGTTCAGGCTGGGCGCGGCGGCCATGACGATGTCGATGGCTTCCTTCTTGTTCTGCAGCGCGTACTTCCAGCCCTTGATGGTGGCGTTCATGAAAGCCTGCACCTGCTGCGGCTTCTCGTTGCGGTATTTCTCGGACACGAGCACCGTGTCCTGCTGCACCACCACGCCGTAGTCGTCGGGCTTGATGAGCGTGAGCTTGTCGCCCAGGCCCTGCTCCTTGAGCGTGTTGAGCTCGTTGTAGTAGGTGGCGGCGGCCACGTCGAACTGCTTCTCGACGAAGGGGGCCATGGAGCCGGACTGGGGCACGATGGTCAGGTCGCTCTGCTTCACGCCGGCCGAGGCGAGCATCGAGTACAGCGTGTACTGCGTGCCGGTGAACCAGGTCGCGACCTTCTTGCCGGCGAAGTCCTTCACCTTGGTGATGCCGGAATCCTTGTAGGTCACGTAGGTGAACGGCGTGTTCTGCACGGTCACGCCGATGCACACCAGCGGCAGGCCCTTTTCGCGTGCGAGCAGCACGGTCTCGGTGCCGCCGGCCAGGCCGAAGGTGTCGTTGCCGGAGGCCACGAGCGTTTCGACGTTGAGGTTGGGGCCGCCCGGGTTGATCGTCAGGTCGAGGCCGGCCTGGTCATAGAAGCCCTTGGCCTTGGCCACGTAGAAGCCGGCGAACTGCGCCTGCGCCAGCCACTTGAGGCGCACGGACACCTTCTCCGCCGCGGACGCGGGCATGCCCGCCAGAAGAGCCATCGACGCTGCGACGGCGGCCAGGATACGCAAGGACTTGAAAGACATTGGAAGGCCTCATGGATACAAAAAATACTCTCAGCAGTATTCATGCCAGGCACTTTCAGGCTTGTTTTCAGGCCGAAGACAGGAAATTGGCCCGGAATGTGCACCGGAGTGCAGCTTCTGCCCCAACTTCGAACCCGCGATGAACCGAATCCATGCGCTGACCGATCTTTCCGCCCGCGAGGCCGCCGAGCAGATGGCACGCGGCGAATTGCGCGCCACCGAATACGCACAGGCGCTGCTGGCGCGCGCCGAGGCCATCGCGCCCTTCGGCGCCCTGCTCCACCTCGACGCCGCGCAATTGCTCGATGCCGCAGCCGCGCTGGATGCATCTCCGCGCCCGGCGCCCGGCGTGCAACCGCTGCGCGGCGTGCCGCTGGCATTCAAGGACAACATCGACGTCGCCGGCATGCCCACCACCGCCGGCAGCCCATGGATGGCCGACCACGTGCCGCGCAGGCATGCGGGCGTGACGCAGCGGCTCGTCGATGCCGGCGCGCTGGTGCTCGGCAAGACCAACCTGCATGAATGGTCGCAGGGCGTCACCGGCCACAACCACGGCTTCGGGCCGTCGCGCAATCCGTTCGACAGCACGCGCGTCACCGGCGGCTCGAGCGGCGGCAATGCGGCGCTGCTGGGCCTGCGCGCCGCGCCGGTCGCCATCGGCACCGACACGGGCGGCTCGGTGCGCGTGCCGGCCGCGCTGTGCGGGCTGGTCGGCTACAGGCCCACGGTGCACCGCTGGCCGGACGACGGGCTGGTGCCGATCTCACCGACCTTCGACACGGCGGGCGTCATGGCCCGCTGCGTGGACGACTGCGTGCTGGTCGACCATGCGGTCGCCGGCGGCCCGCTGCGGCTGGCCGCGATGCCGCTCATGGGCGTGCGACTGGGCGTGCCGGAGGCTTACTTCTGGGAAGAACTCGATCCGCCCGTGGCCGAACTCGCCCGCGAGAGCCTGCACGCCCTTCAGACGGCTGGCGCCGTGCTGGTGCCCTGCGATCTTGCGGAAGCCGGCGCACTATTCCAGAAAGGATCGATGTCGATCTCGTTGCACGAGATCCTGCCCGCGCTGGCCGCGTACTTCGCACGCCATGAGCGCCCATTCGATGCACGCGCGCTGACCGATGCGGTGGCGAGCCCCGATGTTCGCCCGCTGTTCGAGCGGCTGTTCGGCGACAGCGCCATCACGCCCGAGGCGTACGCGCATGCGCTGCATGTGCTGCGGCCCCGCATGCAGGCGGCCTACCGCGATTGCTTCGCCCGGCACGACATCGCCGCGCTGGTGTTCCCGACCAGCCCGCTGACCGCCGCGCGCATCGGCGAGGACGTGCAGGTCACGCTTTGCGGGCGACCGACCTCGGCTTTTTCCGCCTACATCCGCAACACCGGGCCGGCCGGCATGGCCGGGCTGCCGGCCGTGAGCCTGCCGATCGGACTGACGCGCGACCGGCTCCCCGCCGGGCTGGAACTCACCGGCCCCGAAGGCGCCGATTCGATGCTGCTGGCGCTGGCGCTGGGGGTCGAATCCGCGCTGCCGCCAGCACCGGTTCCGGCCGCATTGCAAGGGCTGAACGGCGGCTGAAACCCGCATCGCCAAAGCACTACATCCCTTCGCGCATCAGGCCTTCACGCGTCGCCGCGCAATCGGCGATGCTAGGGGCATGCCGATCGCAAATTCAGCGAATTCCCAGCCGCACCACCGCCCCGGATGGCGCACCGCCGCGCTGATCTACACGGTCGCGGGAACGGTATGCATCCTCGGCTGCGCACTGGTGCCGGAGAGCGACGTGGGCATGCTCGTGGCCATCGCGGGCGGACTGCCGTGGTCGCTGAGCCTGCTGACGCTGGGGCTGTCGCCGGGCGTGGCGCACACGGCGCTGCTGATGCTCACCGGCAGCTGGGCGGTCAATGCCGCGCTGCTGTGGTGGCTGGCGCTGCGGAGGCCGGGCCACCATTCGCCGTCGCACCCGGCCTGAGCCGGCGGCCCTGGAGAAATATCAGCCGCGCGGCTCGTCGGCCACCGGGTTCGAGAGCAGGCCGACGCCTTCGATTTCCACCTCGCACACGTCGCCGGCCTTCATGAAGACCTGCGGATTGCGCGCCAACCCCACGCCCGATGGCGTGCCCGCGATGATGATGTCGCCCGGCTGCAGCGCGAAGGGCTCGGAGCACACCGACACCAGCGTGGCCACGTCGAAGATCATGTCGCGCGTGTTGGCGTCCTGCAGCACGGTGCCGTTCAAGCGGGTCTGCAGCCGCAGGCCGGCGGCGCCCGCGGGCAGTTCGTCGGCGGTGACGAACTCGGGGCCGAAGGAGCCCGAGCGGTCGAAGTTCTTGCCCATCATCCATTGCGCGGACTTGAACTGGTAGTCGCGGATCGAGCCGTCGTTGAACACCGAATAGCCGGCCACGTGGTTCAGCGCCTCGCCCTTCGAGATGTAGCGCCCGGCCTTGCCGATGACGACGAGCAGCTCGCCCTCGTAGTCGAACTGCGTCGACACGTGCGGGCGCACGATGGGCTGGTTGTGCCCGACCCACGACGAAGGGAAGCGATGGAACAGCACCGGGTAGCTCGGCGGCTCGAATTTGCTCTCGGCCGCATGGTCGATGTAGTTCAGCCCGACCGCGATGGCCTTGGAAGGCGACTGCACCGGCGGCAGCCAGTCGATGCCGGACAGCGGCAGCCGCGCGCGGGCGGCCTGGCCCGCCTTCTTCGCGGCGGCCAGGGCGTCGGGGCCGCCGCGCAGCAATTCGTCGAGCGTGGCGGGCAGGCCTTCGGCCGTGAGGTTGACGACTTCGCTGTCGAGGCGCAGGCCGAGGGCGGGCTTGCCGTTGTGTTGAAAGGCCAGGAGGCGCATGTGATTTCCTAGTGGGTGGGAACGGGAGTTGAAGGACGGAAGATGGCTAGGCCCCGGCGGCCGGCGCCTCGATCTCGAAATTGGTGATGAAGTCTTCCGGCACCCGGGGGCCCCAGGCGTAGAAGGAGTCTTCGGGCGGATGGTCGGCGGCGCGCCAGTCGAAGTCGCCGGGCACGAAGTCCATGTCGCAGGAGTACTCCGAGTAGCTGCCCCACGGGTCGCGCACATAGTGGAAGTAGTTCGAGCCCAGCACATGGCGCCCCACGCCCCAGCCGCGCACATGGCCGGCGGCAAACATCTGCTCCATGCCGCGGCCGACCTCGTCGATGTCGGCGACGTCCCAGCTCAGGTGGTGCAGCCCCGGGCCGCTTGAGCGGGCCATTGCGATCAGGTGGTGGTCGCTGCCGTGCACGCCATGCATGAAGACGATGTGGTCGCCCGAACGGTCGGTCACGCGCAGGCCCAGCGCGTCTTCGTAGAAGCGCACGGCCTCGGGCACCTTGGCGCAGAACATCAGGATGTGCGAGAGCCGGCGCGGATGCACCTTCGGTATGCGCGAGCGGTTGAGCGAGGCGCCCGTGCCCACGGGCGGACGCGGCGCCACGACCGGCTCGCTGCCCTCGTCGGGCGCGCTCTTCGCCGCCACCACGATCTGCACCGCGAAACCTTCGGGGTGCAGCACCCACAGGCCGCGATCGTCGCCCAGCGGATGCGGCGCGCAGCGCGGCACCTCCAGCCGCGCGATGCGCTCGGCGATGGCGTCGAAGTCTTCCTCGAAGCAGGCGAAGCGCAGGTACTGCAGCTTCTTCACGCCGGGCGCCTGGTGCAGCGAGCCCCAGGCATGCGGATGGCCGAGCGTGTACAGGTCGAGCCGGCCGCCCTCGCGCCTGGGCTGCAGGCCGAAGGCGTCGTAGAAGTGCTCGGCCTTGTCGAGGTCGGGCACCGTGAAGACGAAGGCGTCGAGCGAATGAACGCTGTGGAGTGCCGCGCGGTGTGCGCTCTTGCGGGTGCGAAGCTGGATCTCGGCCATGTCGTTTGTCTCCGTTTGGCTGTCGGTGTTTTTTCAAATAATATATTATTTTGAAATCAGTATATTGTTTTGGCGTTTATCCATCAACGATGCCGGCAAGTAACATCAGCCGCTTTTCGCGGTGTGACGGGAGCGCAATGAACGAAAAGACAAAGGGCATGAGCCAGACGCGCCAGGTATTCACCGAGCTGCGCGCGGCCATCGTGGGCGGCCGGATGCTGCCGGGCTCCAAACTCAACATCGCCGCACTGGCGGACGAGCTCGACGTGAGTGCCGGCGCGGTGCGCGAAGGGCTGGCAATGCTGGAGGCCGAGGCGCTGGTGGTGTCGGAGCCGGCGCGCGGCTATCGCGTGAGCCCGATCTCCGAGACCGACCTGGAAGAACTGGTGAAGGCCCGCATCGAGATAGAAAAGCTGTGCCTGGCCGAAGCCATCCGCCACGGCGACCTGGCCTGGGAAGGCAGCGTGGTCTCGGCGCACCACCGGCTGTCGCGCCTTGCCGAGCGGGACGCGGCCATGCCCTCGATGCTGAGCGCCGAATGGACGGCCAGCCACGCGGACTTCCACAACGCGCTGGTGGCGGGCTGCCCCAACAGCTGGCTGCTGCGCATGCACCAGATGCTCTATCAGCAGAGCGAACGCTACCGGCAACTGTCGGCGCCGCTTTCCACTCAGAAACGCGATGTGCGCGCCGAGCACCAGGCGCTGCTCGACGCGGTGCTCAACCGCGACATCCAGACGGCGCAAACCCTGATCGCCGAGCACCTGCAGACCACCGGCCGCGTGCTGCTGGCCGCGCTGAAGGCCAATCCGCCGGCGGACAAGTAAGCCGGCGAGGCAGCCAGCCATTGCGCCGGCGCATCACAGCTATATCGGGCGCCCTCTTCTTGCGATGCCCTCTCGCGCGCAAGCTCCCTGGTGATTCATTCACCACAAGGAGCTTTCGATGTTCGCGATGCAGTATTCGCACAGACTTCCCGCCGACTACGACATGCAGGTCATCCGCCAGCGCGCGACCCGGCGCGGCCCGCTGTGGGACGACACCGAGGGGCTGGTCTTCAAGGCCTTCGTCTCGCAGGAGCGCGGACAGCACGGCGCCGCGGGCCATCTGTATGCGTCGGTCTACCTGTGGCTCGACACCCAGGCGCCCGCGCGCTTTCTCATGGGGGAGCGCTTCCTGAGCGTGATCGACTCGTTCGGCCGGCCGAGCGTGGAAGCATGGCTGCCGCTCGATGCACGTGCCGGCGCGGGCAGTGCGCGCAAGGCTCTGTCGCTGTACCGCGAAGAACAGTCGATCGACGCAACCGCCGATCGCGCCGCGCTGCATGCGGCGGAAACCGAAACCAACCGTCAGCTTGCCGCGCAGCCGGACACGGTCGCGGTGTGGACGGTGCTCGACCTCGCGGCTTGGCGCCTGGTGCGCTTCACGCTGTCGGCACGCGCCGTCGAGGCGGTCGATGCCGCCACGGTCTACGAAGTGCTGTACCTCGCCAGGCCGGGCCTGGGGCAACTGGCATGACACGCATACGCCGCGCCGAAATGTGCCTGGCGCATCTGGCAAGCGTGGGCGCAGTGGCCGCGTTGCTCTGCGGCGTAGCGGTGCTGCTGGCCGAACTGGCCCGGCGCTTCATCGCAGCCTAGCGGTGCCGCCAGCCGCTACGCGGCGGTCGAACGGATCGCCGCCGCCAGGGTGCGCAGTGCGCTGCGGGCCTGGGCGTCGGACACGCCGGTGTGCAGCACCACCTCGCGCGAAGGCAACGGCGGCAAACCCAACACCGGGCCCACGTCGACCGTGCCGAGCGGCGCCACGCGGCGCCCGAGCGCGGCCACTGCAAGCCCCGCCGACACCGCCGCCCCGATCGTCAACACGCCGCCACCCACGAACACTTCGGTCCAGGGCACGCCGCCTTCGGCAAGCGTCGCGATGGCCATGCTGCGCACGCTGCAGGGCTCGGCCTGCGTGGCCAGCCGCAGCGGCTCGCCGGAGCGGTGCACGAAGTCGGGCGCGGCCATCCAGCCGAACTGCTCTTCGAGCAACACTTCTCCATCGAGCCGGCGGCTGTCGTGCCGCAGGATGACGACCGCGTCGATCTCGCCGCGGTCGAAGGCATCGAGCAGGTCGCGCGATGTGGAAACGCGGATTTCCATCACCACGCGCGGCTCGGCGTCCTTCATGCGTCGCAGCAGCAAGGGCAGCTCGGCGCCCACGATGTGATGGCTGATGCCGACCACCAGCCGGCGTGCCTGCGTGCCGAAGGCGTCGAGCGCGCCGTCATGCGCGGCCAGCAGATGCCGCGCGGACGGCAGAAAGGCCAGCCCTTCGGCGGACAGCCGCACCTGCCGTGGCGTGCGCTCGAGGAGGCGCCGGCCCAGCGCATCCTCGAGCCGCTTCACCTTCAGGCTCACGGCCGACTGCGAACTGTCCATGGCCTCGGCGGCCCGCGTGAAGCTCTTGAGGTCGGCCACGCGGATGAAGGCCTGCACGGCCTCGATGTCGAGAGTCTTCATTTCGATGCGATCATTTCACAACGCACTTTTTCGTGCACCGCACGCTTCAACCCTCCCGCAAAGGCTTTCCACGATGTTCCTGGACACGCAACCCAACGCGCCGCTGATCGGTGCGGCCAACGGCCGCCAACAGCTCGACACGCCCGCGCTGCTGATCGACCTGCCCGCCATGACGCGCAACATCGAACGCATGGCCGCCTTCGCCAAGTCGCGCGGCATCGGGCTGCGCCCGCACGTGAAGACGCACAAGTCGGTCGAGATCGCAAAGCGCCAGGTGGCGGCCGGCGCCATCGGCGTGAGCTGCGTCACGATGGGCGAGGCAGAAGTGATGGTCGAGGGCGGCATTCCGGGCGTGCTGATCACCTCGCCGGCCGTCACGCCGAGCAAGATCGCGCGCCTCGTCAAGCTCGCGCAGCGTGCCCGACCGGGCGACGTGATGGTGGTGGTCGACAACCCGCGCAACCTGGCCGACCTGGCGCAGGCCGCCGGCGCGCTGGCGCACCCGCTCGACGTGCTGGTGGACTACGGAGCGGGCTACAACCGCACCGGCGCCGCCACGCAGGCGCAGGTGCTGGAACTCGCCGCGCTGGTGGCGGCCGAGCCGCGCCTGCGGCTGCGCGGGTTGCAGTCGTATGCGGGCAACCTGCAGCACATCGTGGAGCGCGACAAGCGCAGCGCGGCTGCCGCAGGCCTGCGCGAGACCGTGGCGGGCATCGTCGCGGAGGCCGAACGCCAAGGCCTGCGCTTCGAGATCGTGACGGGCGCGGGCACCGGCACGCACGACCTCGACTCGCAGGAAAACGCCTTCACCGAACTGCAGGCCGGCTCTTATGTCTTCATGGACGCGGAGTACACGGGCGTGCTGACCTCGGGCGGACAGCCCTCGCCCTTCGAGGTGTCGCTGTTCGTGCAGACGGCCGTGGTCAGCGCCAACGCGGCGGAGTGGGTCACGGTCGATGGCGGCACCAAGTGCTTTTCGACCGACAGCGGCGCGCCGCTGGTGGCGCGCGGCGTGGATACCGCGACGAGCCGCTACGCCTTCTTCGGCGACGAGCACGGCAAGCTGCTGCTGCCCGCCGACGCACGGCCCGCGCTTGGCGCGCGCGTCGAGTTCGTCACGCCGCACTGCGACCCGACGGTCAACCTGCACGACGCGTACCACGTGGTCGAGGGCGACACGCTGGTCGCGATCTGGCCGGTGGATGCGCGCGGCAAGCGATAGGCGGCATAAGAAAACTCGAAAAGCGCATTTCACAAGCACGGCGCGGCGGCGGACAGTCGGGGCCACATGGAATCCCTCATCGACGCAACGACGTCCCCCGCCACGCACGGCGGCAGCGGCGCGCAGGCCCCCCAGGCCCCTTCTTCCCGGCAGCTCTTCGCGCGCTTCCGCCCCATCTTCCAGCGCATCGCAGAACGCGCGGCGCAGCGCGAGAACGACCGCGAGCTCGCCTACGAACCGGTGGCATGGCTCAATGCCGAGCACTTCGGCGCATTGCGCGTGCCGCTCGAGCATGGCGGCATCGGCGCCTCGGTCGAGCAGCTCTACGACCTGCTGATCGAACTCGGTGAAGCCGACTCCAACCTGCCGCAGATATTGCGCGCGCACTTCGGCTTCATCGAACGGCTGCTCGCCGAGATCGACCCCGCATTGCACGGGCCATGGATGCGCCTGGCGGCCGAGGGCGTGATCTTCGGCAACGCCACCACCGAACTGGGCGACGGCTCGCTCAGCACCATGCAGACCACGCTGAAGCCCGACGGCGACGCATGGCTGCTCGACGGCGACAAGTACTACAGCACCGGCACGCTGTACGCGGACTGGATCTCGGTGTCGGCGCAGCGGATGAACGCCGACGGCAGCAGCGAACGCGTGATCGCGCTGGTGCCCGCGCAGGCCGAAGGCGTGGAGCGCATCGACGACTGGCGCGGTTTCGGCCAACGCCTGAGCGCATCGGGCACCACGCGCTTTCGCAACGTGCGGGTGAAGCCGGGCAACGTGCTGCTGTACGTGCGCGACCAGCCCACGCCGCTCACCGCGCATTTCCAGCTGACGCACCTGGCGACGCTGGCCGGCATCGCACGGGCCATCGTGCGCGACGCAGTGGCCTTCGTGCAGCCGCGCAAGCGCGTCTACAGCCACGGCAGCGGCGACACGCCGCGCGAAGATCCGCTGGTGCAGCAGGTGATCGGGCAATTGGCGAGCACGGCCTTCATCGCGGCGTCCACGGTGCAGGCGGTGGCGCGCGGCCTCGATGAAGTCGACGGATTCCGCCAGCGCAACGAGGCAGCGCCCGAGAGCCTGCTGTTCGAAGTGGAACTGAACACCGCCAAGGCCCAGGCCGGCATCGTCGACCTGGTGCTGCAAGCCGGCACGCGGCTGTTCGACATCGGCGGCGCGTCGGCGCTGCAGGAAGACCGGCGGCTCGACCGGCACTGGCGCAATGCGCGCACGCTGGCGTCGCACAACCCGACGATCTACAAGGGCCGCGTGGTGGGCGACCACCTGCTCAACGGCGCAAGGCCGACCTTCTATTGGGCGGTGGGGGCTGTCGCGTCCTGAGGCGCGCGGCGGGCGCCGCGCTCAGACGCGCGGCAATGCGGCCAAAAAGGTGGACACCACGATCGCGGCTGCGCGATCGAGCTGAAGGATGCCCGCCACGTCGAAGGCGTGCGGCGCGGTGCGTCCACTCGAGCCGAGTGGCTTGCGGATCTCTACAAGGACTTCGGCCGCGAGTTCGCGGTCGCTGCGCGGACTTCCGTCGGGGTGCATCACCCATTCGTCGACTTGATCGAATGGAATGCTGCGGAAGACCCCGACGATGGGGACGTACTTGTAGCGATCCTCGCCCACCAGAATGGGCACGCTGAGATTACAGAAAAACGTGGTCGTCGACATGCAGGATCGCCGTCGCTAGGCAAAACGTTCAATTGTTAATGAGTGTGGCTTCAGGAGCCATCCTCTCGTAGGGCAAACACGGGGGGAGACGTGACCTTCTGCACATAAATTGTGTGCAATTCCATTCATTTTCCCCTTAAAACAACTACTTTATTCTTACACAAAGACACCCGGGGGTCATCTTTCAGTACGCCACAGGTAAATCGGGCGTGCTTCAAGACGTGCGCGAACGACAAAACGAGCGGGCCCGGAAGTACCGGCCGCTCGCGCAGTGCTGAGGAATGTATGACTGAATGAAGGGAGGCGGCGACGTCGTTTCGCCTCGGCCCCCTGCCCCGGGGCCTACCGCGTCAGGCGGGCGCGTCGAAGCGCGGTGCGCGCCGTTCGATGTTGGCCTTCACGGCCTCTACCTGGTTGGGACTGCCGATCAGCGCCTGCTGCTCGACCGACTCGGCCATCAGCAGGTCGGCGGCGCTCTGCGATGCCGCGCCATTGAGCAGGCGCTTGCCCGCGCGAATCGCATCGGGGCTCTTGGCTGCGATCTCGTGCGCCATCTGCAGCGCCTCGGCCAGCGGGTCGGCCGAGAGCCGCGTGGCAAAGCCGATCTGCAACGCTTCCTCGCCCGAGAAGACGCGGCCAGTGAACGTGAGTTCGCGCACCACGTCGGCACGCGCCAGTTCGCGCATCAGCACCATGCCGGCCATGTCGGGCACGAGGCCCCACTTGATCTCCATCACCGAGAGCTTCGTTTCCGGCGCGACGATGCGGATGTCGGCGCCAAGCGCCACCTGCAGGCCGCCGCCGAAGGCCACGCCGTGCACCGCGGCAATCACCGGCACCGGCACTTCGCGCCACACCATCGCGACCTGCTGCGCCGCGTTGGCGATGCCGTGCGTGCGCGCCAGCAGGTCGGTGTCCGCGGCGCCCTCGCCCAGCACGCCGGCCGCGCCCTGCTGCATGCGTTCGAACGAGGCCATGTCCAGCCCCGCGCAGAACGCCTTGCCGCGCCCGGCAATGACCACGGCCCGCACCGCCTTGTCACCGCGCAGCGCTTCGCCGGCGGCGATCAGCGCGTCGAACATCGCGGGGTCGAGCGCGTTCATCTTGTCGGCGCGCGAGAGCTGCAGTTCCACCACGCCGTCGGCGTGGCGGGTCCATTCGATACGGTCGGTCATTCGATGTCTCCTGGGCGGTTCGGCGCGAGTATCGCCCGCCGCGGCGCTCGGCGATGATGGCGGCTGTCACCTACACAACACCTCTCGCCATGTCCCTGGACCGCCGCCGCTTTCTTC
This region includes:
- a CDS encoding crotonase/enoyl-CoA hydratase family protein encodes the protein MTDRIEWTRHADGVVELQLSRADKMNALDPAMFDALIAAGEALRGDKAVRAVVIAGRGKAFCAGLDMASFERMQQGAAGVLGEGAADTDLLARTHGIANAAQQVAMVWREVPVPVIAAVHGVAFGGGLQVALGADIRIVAPETKLSVMEIKWGLVPDMAGMVLMRELARADVVRELTFTGRVFSGEEALQIGFATRLSADPLAEALQMAHEIAAKSPDAIRAGKRLLNGAASQSAADLLMAESVEQQALIGSPNQVEAVKANIERRAPRFDAPA